The Strix aluco isolate bStrAlu1 chromosome 1, bStrAlu1.hap1, whole genome shotgun sequence genome has a window encoding:
- the TMEM108 gene encoding transmembrane protein 108 isoform X1 produces MKRSLQVLYCQLFSVLLILALTEELVFSVQVLSPTVSSSQGFLMDTTTITAMGTTPHHKDRHMAEPLPTSARAIPHPVSLAEKAPSTGQKQASGPRVGEKETYHLYNQSALHSGQTRPKGKIFQVFKGNFTESSEPYLKTTLHSPFPTLRSPFTDHPFRSQTTASSDPNGRGLARTTHSDPSPHRNASGSLREAERGDGAELVVQEADFATTTAGPSTDPEAVSVPFKPTHYGVWDMLSKNNSWVTLNLSTNVPLFAGPGSATAAAGHSVQTSFDVSVSSPAAGDPKGPAPTQHGAVTNVTLLGSALSAAPSTRLSSSISTAGSTATGNFLNRLVPAGTWKPGVQGNISHVTEGDKPQHRATICLSKMDIAWIILAISVPISSCSVLLTVCCMRRKKKTSNPENNLSYWNNAITMDYFNRHAVELPREIQSLETSEDHLSEPRSPANGDYRDSGMVLVNPFCQETLFVGHEQVSEI; encoded by the exons GTGTTCTACTGATCTTGGCACTGACGGAAGAGCTGGTGTTTTCTGTTCAGGTATTGTCTCCCACTGTCTCCTCCTCTCAGGGCTTCCTGATGGACACTACCACTATCACAGCCATGGGAACAACACCTCACCACAAAGACCGACACATGGCAGAGCCCCTTCCCACGTCCGCTCGCGCCATTCCCCATCCCGTCAGCCTGGCAGAGAAAGCCCCTTCCACCGGGCAAAAGCAAGCGAGTGGCCCTCGTGTTGGCGAAAAGGAAACGTATCATTTATACAACCAGAGTGCTTTGCACTCAGGACAGACTCGCCCCAAGGGGAAAATATTCCAGGTTTTCAAAGGCAACTTCACAGAGTCCTCAGAGCCTTACCTAAAGACGACCCTGCACTCTCCCTTCCCTACCCTGAGGAGCCCTTTCACAGACCACCCATTTCGGTCCCAGACCACAGCGTCCAGCGATCCGAATGGCAGAGGGCTGGCAAGAACTACACACTCGGACCCTTCTCCCCACCGCAACGCCTCGGGAAGCCTTAGGGAAGCAGAGCGAGGGGATGGGGCTGAGCTAGTGGTGCAGGAGGCAGATTTTGCCACCACAACTGCTGGACCATCAACTGATCCTGAAGCAGTGTCGGTGCCTTTTAAACCCACCCACTATGGTGTATGGGATATGCTGAGCAAAAACAACTCTTGGGTAACCTTGAATCTCAGTACAAATGTCCCTCTGTTTGCTGGCCCTGgatctgcaacagcagcagcggGTCACTCGGTTCAGACCAGTTTTGACGTCAGCgtctcctccccagcagcaggagacCCCAAGGGACCTGCTCCGACGCAGCACGGTGCGGTGACTAATGTGACCTTGCTGGGCAGTGCTCTCTCCGCAGCACCTTCCACGAGGTTGTCCAGCTCCATTTCCACAGCTGGCTCCACCGCCACCGGCAACTTCCTAAACAGACTGGTTCCTGCCGGGACCTGGAAACCCGGGGTGCAAGGAAACATCTCTCATGTCACTGAGGGGGACAAACCCCAGCACAGAGCAACGATCTGTCTCAGCAAGATGGACATTGCCTGGATCATTCTGGCTATCAGCGTACCTATATCCTCATGTT CAGTTCTGCTGACAGTCTGCtgcatgaggaggaagaaaaagacatctAACCCAGAAAACAACCTGAGCTATTGGAATAATGCTATTACCATGGACTACTTCAACAGGCATGCTGTAGAGTTACCGAGAGAGATCCAGTCCCTGGAGACTTCAGAG GACCACCTCTCTGAGCCGCGCTCCCCTGCCAACGGCGACTACCGTGACAGTGGGATGGTCCTCGTGAACCCATTCTGTCAAGAAACACTATTTGTGGGACACGAGCAAGTCTCTGAAATATGA
- the TMEM108 gene encoding transmembrane protein 108 isoform X4 produces the protein MDTTTITAMGTTPHHKDRHMAEPLPTSARAIPHPVSLAEKAPSTGQKQASGPRVGEKETYHLYNQSALHSGQTRPKGKIFQVFKGNFTESSEPYLKTTLHSPFPTLRSPFTDHPFRSQTTASSDPNGRGLARTTHSDPSPHRNASGSLREAERGDGAELVVQEADFATTTAGPSTDPEAVSVPFKPTHYGVWDMLSKNNSWVTLNLSTNVPLFAGPGSATAAAGHSVQTSFDVSVSSPAAGDPKGPAPTQHGAVTNVTLLGSALSAAPSTRLSSSISTAGSTATGNFLNRLVPAGTWKPGVQGNISHVTEGDKPQHRATICLSKMDIAWIILAISVPISSCSVLLTVCCMRRKKKTSNPENNLSYWNNAITMDYFNRHAVELPREIQSLETSEDHLSEPRSPANGDYRDSGMVLVNPFCQETLFVGHEQVSEI, from the exons ATGGACACTACCACTATCACAGCCATGGGAACAACACCTCACCACAAAGACCGACACATGGCAGAGCCCCTTCCCACGTCCGCTCGCGCCATTCCCCATCCCGTCAGCCTGGCAGAGAAAGCCCCTTCCACCGGGCAAAAGCAAGCGAGTGGCCCTCGTGTTGGCGAAAAGGAAACGTATCATTTATACAACCAGAGTGCTTTGCACTCAGGACAGACTCGCCCCAAGGGGAAAATATTCCAGGTTTTCAAAGGCAACTTCACAGAGTCCTCAGAGCCTTACCTAAAGACGACCCTGCACTCTCCCTTCCCTACCCTGAGGAGCCCTTTCACAGACCACCCATTTCGGTCCCAGACCACAGCGTCCAGCGATCCGAATGGCAGAGGGCTGGCAAGAACTACACACTCGGACCCTTCTCCCCACCGCAACGCCTCGGGAAGCCTTAGGGAAGCAGAGCGAGGGGATGGGGCTGAGCTAGTGGTGCAGGAGGCAGATTTTGCCACCACAACTGCTGGACCATCAACTGATCCTGAAGCAGTGTCGGTGCCTTTTAAACCCACCCACTATGGTGTATGGGATATGCTGAGCAAAAACAACTCTTGGGTAACCTTGAATCTCAGTACAAATGTCCCTCTGTTTGCTGGCCCTGgatctgcaacagcagcagcggGTCACTCGGTTCAGACCAGTTTTGACGTCAGCgtctcctccccagcagcaggagacCCCAAGGGACCTGCTCCGACGCAGCACGGTGCGGTGACTAATGTGACCTTGCTGGGCAGTGCTCTCTCCGCAGCACCTTCCACGAGGTTGTCCAGCTCCATTTCCACAGCTGGCTCCACCGCCACCGGCAACTTCCTAAACAGACTGGTTCCTGCCGGGACCTGGAAACCCGGGGTGCAAGGAAACATCTCTCATGTCACTGAGGGGGACAAACCCCAGCACAGAGCAACGATCTGTCTCAGCAAGATGGACATTGCCTGGATCATTCTGGCTATCAGCGTACCTATATCCTCATGTT CAGTTCTGCTGACAGTCTGCtgcatgaggaggaagaaaaagacatctAACCCAGAAAACAACCTGAGCTATTGGAATAATGCTATTACCATGGACTACTTCAACAGGCATGCTGTAGAGTTACCGAGAGAGATCCAGTCCCTGGAGACTTCAGAG GACCACCTCTCTGAGCCGCGCTCCCCTGCCAACGGCGACTACCGTGACAGTGGGATGGTCCTCGTGAACCCATTCTGTCAAGAAACACTATTTGTGGGACACGAGCAAGTCTCTGAAATATGA
- the TMEM108 gene encoding transmembrane protein 108 isoform X3, with protein MGTGVLLILALTEELVFSVQVLSPTVSSSQGFLMDTTTITAMGTTPHHKDRHMAEPLPTSARAIPHPVSLAEKAPSTGQKQASGPRVGEKETYHLYNQSALHSGQTRPKGKIFQVFKGNFTESSEPYLKTTLHSPFPTLRSPFTDHPFRSQTTASSDPNGRGLARTTHSDPSPHRNASGSLREAERGDGAELVVQEADFATTTAGPSTDPEAVSVPFKPTHYGVWDMLSKNNSWVTLNLSTNVPLFAGPGSATAAAGHSVQTSFDVSVSSPAAGDPKGPAPTQHGAVTNVTLLGSALSAAPSTRLSSSISTAGSTATGNFLNRLVPAGTWKPGVQGNISHVTEGDKPQHRATICLSKMDIAWIILAISVPISSCSVLLTVCCMRRKKKTSNPENNLSYWNNAITMDYFNRHAVELPREIQSLETSEDHLSEPRSPANGDYRDSGMVLVNPFCQETLFVGHEQVSEI; from the exons GTGTTCTACTGATCTTGGCACTGACGGAAGAGCTGGTGTTTTCTGTTCAGGTATTGTCTCCCACTGTCTCCTCCTCTCAGGGCTTCCTGATGGACACTACCACTATCACAGCCATGGGAACAACACCTCACCACAAAGACCGACACATGGCAGAGCCCCTTCCCACGTCCGCTCGCGCCATTCCCCATCCCGTCAGCCTGGCAGAGAAAGCCCCTTCCACCGGGCAAAAGCAAGCGAGTGGCCCTCGTGTTGGCGAAAAGGAAACGTATCATTTATACAACCAGAGTGCTTTGCACTCAGGACAGACTCGCCCCAAGGGGAAAATATTCCAGGTTTTCAAAGGCAACTTCACAGAGTCCTCAGAGCCTTACCTAAAGACGACCCTGCACTCTCCCTTCCCTACCCTGAGGAGCCCTTTCACAGACCACCCATTTCGGTCCCAGACCACAGCGTCCAGCGATCCGAATGGCAGAGGGCTGGCAAGAACTACACACTCGGACCCTTCTCCCCACCGCAACGCCTCGGGAAGCCTTAGGGAAGCAGAGCGAGGGGATGGGGCTGAGCTAGTGGTGCAGGAGGCAGATTTTGCCACCACAACTGCTGGACCATCAACTGATCCTGAAGCAGTGTCGGTGCCTTTTAAACCCACCCACTATGGTGTATGGGATATGCTGAGCAAAAACAACTCTTGGGTAACCTTGAATCTCAGTACAAATGTCCCTCTGTTTGCTGGCCCTGgatctgcaacagcagcagcggGTCACTCGGTTCAGACCAGTTTTGACGTCAGCgtctcctccccagcagcaggagacCCCAAGGGACCTGCTCCGACGCAGCACGGTGCGGTGACTAATGTGACCTTGCTGGGCAGTGCTCTCTCCGCAGCACCTTCCACGAGGTTGTCCAGCTCCATTTCCACAGCTGGCTCCACCGCCACCGGCAACTTCCTAAACAGACTGGTTCCTGCCGGGACCTGGAAACCCGGGGTGCAAGGAAACATCTCTCATGTCACTGAGGGGGACAAACCCCAGCACAGAGCAACGATCTGTCTCAGCAAGATGGACATTGCCTGGATCATTCTGGCTATCAGCGTACCTATATCCTCATGTT CAGTTCTGCTGACAGTCTGCtgcatgaggaggaagaaaaagacatctAACCCAGAAAACAACCTGAGCTATTGGAATAATGCTATTACCATGGACTACTTCAACAGGCATGCTGTAGAGTTACCGAGAGAGATCCAGTCCCTGGAGACTTCAGAG GACCACCTCTCTGAGCCGCGCTCCCCTGCCAACGGCGACTACCGTGACAGTGGGATGGTCCTCGTGAACCCATTCTGTCAAGAAACACTATTTGTGGGACACGAGCAAGTCTCTGAAATATGA
- the TMEM108 gene encoding transmembrane protein 108 isoform X2: MIFSGVLLILALTEELVFSVQVLSPTVSSSQGFLMDTTTITAMGTTPHHKDRHMAEPLPTSARAIPHPVSLAEKAPSTGQKQASGPRVGEKETYHLYNQSALHSGQTRPKGKIFQVFKGNFTESSEPYLKTTLHSPFPTLRSPFTDHPFRSQTTASSDPNGRGLARTTHSDPSPHRNASGSLREAERGDGAELVVQEADFATTTAGPSTDPEAVSVPFKPTHYGVWDMLSKNNSWVTLNLSTNVPLFAGPGSATAAAGHSVQTSFDVSVSSPAAGDPKGPAPTQHGAVTNVTLLGSALSAAPSTRLSSSISTAGSTATGNFLNRLVPAGTWKPGVQGNISHVTEGDKPQHRATICLSKMDIAWIILAISVPISSCSVLLTVCCMRRKKKTSNPENNLSYWNNAITMDYFNRHAVELPREIQSLETSEDHLSEPRSPANGDYRDSGMVLVNPFCQETLFVGHEQVSEI, encoded by the exons GTGTTCTACTGATCTTGGCACTGACGGAAGAGCTGGTGTTTTCTGTTCAGGTATTGTCTCCCACTGTCTCCTCCTCTCAGGGCTTCCTGATGGACACTACCACTATCACAGCCATGGGAACAACACCTCACCACAAAGACCGACACATGGCAGAGCCCCTTCCCACGTCCGCTCGCGCCATTCCCCATCCCGTCAGCCTGGCAGAGAAAGCCCCTTCCACCGGGCAAAAGCAAGCGAGTGGCCCTCGTGTTGGCGAAAAGGAAACGTATCATTTATACAACCAGAGTGCTTTGCACTCAGGACAGACTCGCCCCAAGGGGAAAATATTCCAGGTTTTCAAAGGCAACTTCACAGAGTCCTCAGAGCCTTACCTAAAGACGACCCTGCACTCTCCCTTCCCTACCCTGAGGAGCCCTTTCACAGACCACCCATTTCGGTCCCAGACCACAGCGTCCAGCGATCCGAATGGCAGAGGGCTGGCAAGAACTACACACTCGGACCCTTCTCCCCACCGCAACGCCTCGGGAAGCCTTAGGGAAGCAGAGCGAGGGGATGGGGCTGAGCTAGTGGTGCAGGAGGCAGATTTTGCCACCACAACTGCTGGACCATCAACTGATCCTGAAGCAGTGTCGGTGCCTTTTAAACCCACCCACTATGGTGTATGGGATATGCTGAGCAAAAACAACTCTTGGGTAACCTTGAATCTCAGTACAAATGTCCCTCTGTTTGCTGGCCCTGgatctgcaacagcagcagcggGTCACTCGGTTCAGACCAGTTTTGACGTCAGCgtctcctccccagcagcaggagacCCCAAGGGACCTGCTCCGACGCAGCACGGTGCGGTGACTAATGTGACCTTGCTGGGCAGTGCTCTCTCCGCAGCACCTTCCACGAGGTTGTCCAGCTCCATTTCCACAGCTGGCTCCACCGCCACCGGCAACTTCCTAAACAGACTGGTTCCTGCCGGGACCTGGAAACCCGGGGTGCAAGGAAACATCTCTCATGTCACTGAGGGGGACAAACCCCAGCACAGAGCAACGATCTGTCTCAGCAAGATGGACATTGCCTGGATCATTCTGGCTATCAGCGTACCTATATCCTCATGTT CAGTTCTGCTGACAGTCTGCtgcatgaggaggaagaaaaagacatctAACCCAGAAAACAACCTGAGCTATTGGAATAATGCTATTACCATGGACTACTTCAACAGGCATGCTGTAGAGTTACCGAGAGAGATCCAGTCCCTGGAGACTTCAGAG GACCACCTCTCTGAGCCGCGCTCCCCTGCCAACGGCGACTACCGTGACAGTGGGATGGTCCTCGTGAACCCATTCTGTCAAGAAACACTATTTGTGGGACACGAGCAAGTCTCTGAAATATGA